Below is a window of Terriglobales bacterium DNA.
AACCGCGAGCACCGTTTTCACTCGCTCTGAAACACCAACGAGTTGAATGCCGCCGCCGATTTTCTGGCGCGAGACGTGCATGTTGACTAGCGATCCGATGCCTGAGGAGTCCACGTAAGGAACGTGGGTGAGATCGACAACGATGTTGGGCGCCGTCTGCGCGCGCCACAGTCTCTGAAAGTCAAAAAGGTTATCCAGCACCAGCGGACCAGCCAGCCGCAGAACGATCTCACCAACGCGAGCGCCGTCGACCACTTCGATGGTAAGTGGACCACTATGCATAATAAGTCCTCCGGGGATTGCGCGATTATACAGAAGGCATCTGTCCCAAGCCGCAAGGTAGAGACGCAGCATGCTGCGTCTCTACGACGCTACGTCTGCATCAAAAGAAAACGCCGGACTTTGAGTCCGGCGTTCAAGTCAATCGCTATCGCTTATTGCCGCTTCTCAATTGCTCAGCTGATTGCTGGCAGTTCCCGCCAATGCAGCAGCGGCTTCATTCAGAATCCGGTGATGGATAGTGAACAGCGCGAGCTCGAGGCGGTCGGAGACGCCGATCTTGTCGTAAACGTTCCGCAGATAATTCTTGATCACTTGTTCGGTGGTTCCGAGCTGGACGGCGATTTCCTTGTTCTTGAAGCCCTGAACGATCAGAGCGACGATCCGCAGCTCTTTTGGTGTGAGGCGGTCGCGCACGCGGGCTCCGACGATGTCGTTCTCGGTGGCCTCGGCAGCAGCGCCTGTGTCTTGCACCCAGGTTTCGTTGCGCGACACTTTGCGGACGCATTCGACCAGCGAAGTTCCGCTTACGTTGCGGAAGACCACGCCGGCGATGCCGAGCTGCAAGTACTGCGCACTGTTATCGTTGCTCTCAATCACGATGACTAGACGAGTCTTGGTCTTCTTCGATAATTCGACGAGAGCGCGAATGTCCACGTGCATCGCGGTCGAGAAAATGAGAACGTTGGCGCGGAAGCTTTCAACCGCCGCCAGCATGCGCTCGGTGTTTTCGCACTGCGCGACGATACGAAAGTCGTCCTCCACTGCCAGCACTTTTGCTGCGCCCGCGCGGAAGATCGCTTGGTTGTCTGCGAGGATGATCTTAAGCATTTGATATGCAGCGGATGGCCGCCGTCCTTCTTATGTGCATCGCCGCCAGAATCAACGACAATGCCCCGGAAATCTTCGGCGACAGACTACGCGCCGCGAACAAATTTATAGTTGTCGATCACGCAAGCCACGCCACCGCTGGAACTTTTGTCGCTTTCCCGGCGAATCACGCGGCCCTGACACTTCACCCGTACATCATGATTGCCGCCGATAACGTCCGATGGCAGCGTAATTTCAAATTCGATTTGCGATCCGACCTCTAGCTCCGCATCGGCGCGAATATATACGCCCGCGGCGCTAACGTTTTGTGTAGTTCCTGAAGTCTGGTCGGCCGACTCCCCCTCCCGGATAGTTATCGGCAGATTGAGAGGAAACCTTCTGCCTGTTCTCGCGTCAGACAAACTCATCTCCTTTTGCAGGTCCGCTGTTAGAGGGAATTTTGTACCAGCGCACCGTGTGGGGCAACTCGGTTTATACCATGAAGAGCGCGCTTTCCAGCACAAATAGGGGATATTTGCCTTGGTTCTCGGCGTTACTCTTTATGTTTTCCCTAGTTACTAAAGTACTGGTCGATAGTTGAATTTGCCTTCGAGCTGGATGTCGGCCGCCGAACTGGCCACGTAAATATTGAAGATGCCAGGCTCGGCCTTCCAGGCATGCGACTTCACGTCGTAGTAGGAGAACGAGCGACCGTCGAGCGGGAGGGAAACACGCTTGGTCTCTCCCGGCTGCAAGACGATTTTGGAGAACCCTTTTAGCTCCTTCGGCGGACGTGGAACCGAACTGTGGGGATCTCCAACATAAAGTTGGGTAACCTCTGCGGCAGGGCGGGTTCCCGTATTGGCAACGTCGAAGCTGACCGTCACCGTGCCGTTAGTGGCGGGTGAGACGGTCAAATTCTTATAGGCAAACGTGCTATAGGAAAGTCCGAAACCAAAGGGAAACAGGGGCTTGATCTTGTTCTGATCGAAGTGGCGGTACCCAACAAACACGCCTTCGTTGTACTTGATGCGCTTGGGGCCGTCGTTCGGATAGTAGTTCTTAGAAGTGGCATTGTCCTCCCAGCGCCGCTCGAGTGAAATCGGCAATCGCCCGGAGGGGCTGTAATCGCCGAACACCAGTTGCGCCAGCGCGGTGCCACCCTGCTCGCCCGAATACCATCCGTGCAGGAGGGCCGGGACCTGATCGATCCAGGCCGTCATCTCAGCGTTCCCACCGGCAGTGAGCACTACGACCGTCTTCTTGTTGGCCGCCGCGATCTCCTTCACCAGTTCATCTTGTCCGGGAGGTAAACGGAAGGTGCGATCGCCGGCTTCGCTCTCGATGGTATCGCCGAATCCAGGGAAAAGCAGCACTACATCTGCTTGGGCGGCGATAGCCTTTGCCTCGGGGATGACGGCCTCCGATGCCGGTAGCACACCGAACGAAACCCGTTTCGGTCCCCAACCGCTGCGTCGATAGTATTCCAGCTCTACTTTGTGCTTGCTGCCCGGCTCGATCTGCAAAGTCGCGAAATTGAGAATTGCAGTGGCCCTCTCCCAGTTATCGACGACGAGCTTGTCATCGACGAACAGCCGATAGCCGCCGTTCTCGCCGGGACCAAGCACGAAAAAGTCATGGGGGCCGCCGGCGTGTGCCGTGTAATAGCCAGACCAGCGAATCGAGGCTCGGCCCAACGGAGTGTCATAGTTGTCCGTTCCGAAGTTCACATGCCGATCAACATGAGTGCGCGCCGGCGATCCGCTTAGGTCAATGTTTTCAAACTCCTCGGCGCGCAGGCCTGCTTCGCCGTCGCTCTCAGCCGTCGTGAACTCGGTGTCCTGCGCGATGTCGCGATACGGTTTCAGGGCAGGATGGAAGAGCACTTTTGCTGGTTGACCAGAATTGGTGACGTACTTGCTGAATCCCTCGAGATAGCTGACTGCGTGGAACGGTTGCACGTGCGCGCTGCCGCCTCCAACTGGCTGTGCCGGATACGCATTCGGCCCGATTATTGCGATCGTCTTTATCTCCTGCTTGTTTAGCGGAAGGATCTTGCCGTCATTTTTCAGCAGCACAAAGCTTTCGCGTGCAGCTTCGAGGGCCGTCCGCTGCCCTTCAGGGTTCAAAAACGGAATCGACGTTTCAGTCTGATCGCGATCCAGAAATCCAAAACGGATAGCTTCGCGAAGGATGCGGCGGACATGCTCATCAATCGTCGCTTGCGAAACCTTGCCGGCCTTTACCGCAGGTAACAGCGTCTCGCGGTTCATGAACTTACCCGAAGGCATCTCCAGGTCCAGTCCGCTATTCACGGCTGCGACGCCGTCGTAAGTTGAAGTCCAATCGGACATGATGATGCCGTCGAAGCCCCAATCTTTCTTGGCTATCTGATTGTTCAGAAATGCGTTCTGCGTGGAGTGTTCACCGTTGACCAAATTGTACGAATCCATAATGGCACCCACGTGAGCTTCTTTTACCGCAGCCTCGAAGGCCGGCAGATAGATCTCGCGCATGGTGCGCTCATCGATCTCGGAGTCGGTATTGTGACGGTCGTACTCCGAGTTATTGCCCATGTAGTGCTTGATGGTCGCGATCACGCCTTGGCTCTGCACTCCACGGACATAAGCCACGGCCGTCCGCGAGGCAAGGAACGGATCTTCACCGAAGTACTCGAAGTTGCGACCGTTCATCGGTGCTCGATGAATGTTCACTCCCGGACCGAGGAGGAAATGCACTCCTCGCGCCCGCGCGTCTTGGCCGTAGACCTTCGCCATGCGCTCGACCAACTCCGGATTCCACGAAGCCGCCAGACCGATGCCGCCCATTGTGGTTGCTGGGCCGTAGTTGCGCACGCCCACCGGCCCGTCAGACATCTTTTGTTCCGGCAATCCGAGTTCTTTGTATCCCCGAATATAGAAGCTCTTGATGCCGCCAAGCAGATCGATCTTTTGCTCGAGGGTCATCTTGCCGAGGATGGAATCGACTCGCTTTTCAATCGCGAGATCGCTGGAAGCAGTGGAAGGATTCTGTGAATTCGACTGAGCGAACAAAACAGTGGCGGCCAATACACCGATCCAAGACGATCGAGCGATCCTTGAAAACAAGAGAAAACCTCCTATTAAATCGATTTGGCATTGTAACGCTTTGGTCAAGGACAGTACTGTCGGGTTTTGCGGTTCGTGCCGCGTTTCGCGGCACGACGTCAAATGAGCCCGGCATCCAATGCCGGGTATGCGTCCTAAATCCCGAGCCCTGCTATGTCGCGTTGCGGCGGACACTCTTAAACAATGTCATCCTGAGGCCGCGGCGGACGAAGGATCTCCCGCGATGTGGCGGACTTGTTTGCTCTTTCCCGGCTCTTTCACGAGAAAGACATTTGCCGAAGAGCCAGGATGGGGCAATCCAGTCTGACACATCGCGGGAGATCCTTCGCCAAAAGAGGGCTCAGGATGACAGGACTTGGGGATTGGAGTCGGCGTCAGACGGCGGACCGCCTACTTTCTTTCCAGCTCTTTGCCCACCGAATCCAGCACGCCATTAATAAACTGGACCGATTCGGGACTCGAATAGCGATGGGCAATATCAAGCGCTTCGTTGATCACGATGGCGCGTGGCGTCTTGGGAAAACCGAGGAATTCGGCGACGCCGAGTCGCAGCAGATTGCGGTCGACGGCGGGCATGCGGTCCATGCGCCAATGTTCGGTGTGCTTTTGAATCAGGCCGTCAATTTCCGCACTGCGATCCTGGGCTACATGAAACAGGTCGTCGGCAAATTCACGGGTGTCCGCGTCGACGGTGGAGCGCTCCGCCCAGAAGGTCTTGCGGACATGATCTTCGTTCTGCTTGCCCATGTCCGATTGAAATAGCATCTGCAGCGCCATCTCGCGCGATTTGCGCCGCTTGCCCGATTTAGCGGCCATCGGAGGCTCCACGCTTGAGTTTGCCTTTGAGAGAGACCATCTCGATCGCCGTGATTGCAGCTTCCCAGCCCTTATTTCCACTCTTGAGGCCAGCGCGATCGATTGCCTGTTCGAGGTTCTCGCAAGTGAGCACTCCATAGCTGTGCGGAACGCCTGTGTCCTGCGCTGACTGCCCTATACCCCGCGTGACTTCAGTGGCGATGTGCTCGTAGTGCGTCGTTTCCCCACGGATCAAGCAGCCAAGGGTGATCACCCCATCCACTGTTCCTGACTCAGCCAGCAGACGCGCGGCCGACGGAATCTCGAACGAACCGGGTACCCGCACAATCTGAATGTCCGCAGAGGTGGCGCCGTTGCGGCGCAAACAATCCACCGCTCCCTGAAGCAGGCGCTCAGTAATGAAGGAGTTCCAGCGGCTTACGACGATACCGAAGCGCATGCCGCTGGCATTCAGCCCGCCTTCCACGGCCTTATGAGCAGATTTCTCCGGATCGGTGAATGCCCAGAAACCGATGCGCGAGTTCGCATCAAGTCGAAGAGAAAAGATCCGCGACTTCCACGGTGTGTCTTCTATTTCACTAACGTCGTCATGAAATTGTTTCCGCGCGAGCTGGTGCGCCGTGTCCAAATCCCTGACCTCGATGAGCACGTCAGGTTCAGAAGGCACCCGTCCGTTCACCAATTCCAGGCTTCCGACAGGAGCAAGGAATGGAGCGCCCTTGCTGTGCTCGTCACTCCAACCGTGGCCATCCTCGAATCCCAATGAGCGCAGCAGCGCCGAAAGCTGCTCGAATCTTTCCGGCGATGTGTGACGCACAAATGTGAGACTGCGGATCATTAACTCCAGTGTGACACAACGACTTCGAACCGGCGAAACCGTATCGTCAGCCCATGCAGGAATATAATTCCGTGAACCTGCACGTCAGGTGCACCGACTGGAGCAGCTTCTCCGGGCGGCATTCCGTGAACTCCTGATTCATGTCTTTAACGTCAATTCTTTGGAAACCTGTGCGTGCGGTTCAGGTGTCTAAGTGAGGAGAGTGAGTCTCTCTAGAAACTTCGCGATCTCTCTCGCGGCAGTGGTGCTGGGTAACACCATCTACTTCCTGCTCATGCCACACCTGCCGCCGGCTGCGCGACACCGCAGCTTTACTCTGTGGCCCGACCTTGGTCTGTTGATCGACTTCTGGATCTGTCTGGTCATGTATGGAGTGATTGCCCTTCTTTTCCGACCTCACACCGAGCGCCCACCCAGCGAACAAAGAAGGTGAGTGCCCACTCAGCCGAACGGCAACGATTGAAGTAGTAACGCGAGATAAACTCGGTGTCACCCGTTGGTCCCCGGATCGGAGCTTGACCCAAAAATGACCCGATTGGTGCCCTAAAACCGCCTCAAAATGCGCCTTTTGGCACGGGTAGACCGCCTGAAAATCCTTGTCAATTTCCCATGAATCGGGCTTAATGAAAGCATTATCGTGCAGTCGCAATCCCTCTGGTTGACGTTCCGTCTATGCCTCCCCCTGGCAGCAGACTTGCCGGAACGGCTTTGGATTGTTCGACTTATCGCGCCAAATGCAAAAGATTGCCCTACTCTATGACGCCAGCCAGGCGGTCCTGTCCACCTTCAATCTGGACGAAGTACTGGAGCAAATCCTCTCTATCGTGCGCGATTACTTCCACGTAACCAACTCCGCCCTTTTCCTGCTGGACCCAGATACTCACGAATTCTTCGTTCGCTCCTCGATAGGGCGCGCCGGAGAGAAGACCGGTGTTCGGATTGCCCCCGGAACCGGCCTCATTGGCACGGCTGCGCAGCAGAAAAGGCCGGTGTATGCACCGGATGTAACCCAGGATCCGCGCTTTATCGGACACCCTTCCGCGACCAAATCAGAAGTAGCGATCCCGCTGATGGTGCGCGACGAAGTTGTGGGAGTCCTCGACATCCAAAGCGAGCAGCTCGATGCCTTCGATTCTGAGACCCTGGACCTCCTCACGTTGTTCTCCACCCAGGCCTCAATTGCCCTGGAGAATGCCCGTCTGTACTCGCTAGAACAGCGCCGCTCACGGCAGCTCGAAGCCATCAATGCCATCGCCCGGCAGACCACGGCGGTGCTGAATCTGGACGAGCTCCTCGGGAAGGTCTGCGACCTGGTGCTGCAAACCTTCCCCGTAGATCACGTAGTGGTGCAGCTTCTCGACGATGATGAACGTCTTTCCGTGCGCGCCCACAAAGGGAAACTTACGCCGATCCTGACTCAGGGAGCGGCGCTTCCAGCCGGTACCGGTATGGGAATGCGGGCGCTGGAACTCGGAAAAACGGTCGTGGAAAACGAAGTAGCCTTTGTACCGCACTACATGGCCAGCTTTGTAGAGACGCGTTCCGAGACGTGTGTGCCCCTGATCTTCTTTGGCGAGAAGCTGGGCGTGCTCATGCTGGAGAGCGCGAAGCCGCACAACTTCACCCAAGAGGACGTTACTCCGCTTGAGTCAGTGGCGGATATTTGCGCCGGCGCCATCCAGAACGCGCACTATTTCGAGAAGGCGCAACAACTCGCCTACATCGACGGCCTCACGGGGATCTACAACCGCCGCTTTTTCGAGATGCAGATCGGCTCGGAAATCGAGCGCGCCTCCCGTTACGATGGCCGGCTGGCGATCATCATGATCGACATCGACAACTTCAAGCGCCTCAACGACGAGTTCGGCCACCTGCTTGGTGACGAGGTCCTGCGGCAGGTGTCCGGAGTCTTCGGCCAACAGCTTCGTAAAGTTGATGTTGTCTGCCGTTACGGTGGAGAGGAATTCGTCATTCTTGTACCGCAAACTTCTGGCGGAAACGCAATGGAGGTAGCAGAAAAGCTACGCAGAATGGTGGCAGCGTATCGCTTTCCCGGCGTGCCAGTGAAGGTAACGATCAGTGCTGGTGTAGCCGAATTCCCCGCGCACGGCAAAACTCGGGATGAGTTGGTCGCTGCCGCCGATGCTGCGTTGTATGTTTCGAAAGAGTCGGGTCGTAATCGCGTTTCCGCCGCTGCCGCGGCGCGCAAAACGACGGCATAAACGATTCTCAGTCACAACGCGAGCCTCCTAATACTTGTCATCCTGAGCCCCTCTTTTGGGCGAAGGATCTCCCGCAAGTGCTTAGGTTACGCACGCTCTTACATGGCTTTTTTGGCCAGCGCTTTCTTATTAATTTCCGATGACGCTCGAACAAGAAGAAACTTCATGGCCAGTAAGCCGCACCAGCCGCGTTCAAGTTCGACACATCGCGGGAGGTCTTTCGCCCAAAAGAGGGGCTCAGGATGACAGTCTAAAGAAAAGGCTCAGATCACATGCACTAGAGAGTGAACTTCTCCCCCAAAGCATTTATCCTCGCTAAGCAAACCAACATTTCCTTGAACCAAATCCGAATTCCGGCGTAACTAACACTTATGCACACCGTCGAACTGCAGCAAGTTCGCAAGAGCTACGACAAGTTTGTTGCCGTCAAAGACCTCTCTCTCAGCATCGAGCAAGGGAGCATCTTTGGCCTGCTCGGTCCCAACGGCGCAGGCAAAACCAGCACCATTCGCATGATGATCGGGATCACTGTTCCTGATTCGGGCCAGGTGCGCATGTTCGGAGAGCCTTTCACGCGCAACCATCTCAAGCGCGTGGGCTATTTACCTGAAACCAGCGGTCTGTACAAGAAGATGAAGGTCAGCGAGCAGTTGGTGCTGTTCGGCCAACTGCGCGGTCTCTCCGCTGCCGATGCCGCTGGACGCGCGAAGAAGTGGTGCGAGCGCATGGAGATCGCCGGGTGGATGGACAAGAAGACCGAAGAGCTCTCCAAAGGAATGCAGCAGAAGATGCAATTCATTGCGACCCTTCTGCATGAACCCGAATTCCTGATCATGGACGAACCCTTCTCCGGGCTCGATCCGCTAAACGCGACGCTTCTCAAAGACGTACTGCTCGACTTGAACAAACAGGGCCGCACGATCCTGTTTTCGACTCATCGCATGGATCAAGTCGAGAAACTTTGCAGCTCAATCTGTCTCATCAATCGCGGTGAAGCGATTCTCCAGGGCACGTTGAAGGAGATCAAGGGTCGCTACGGTCGCAGCAATGTACAGATTGAATACGAAGGTGCCGATGATTTTCTGCACGAGAACGTCCTGATTCAGTCCTTCAACAATTACGGAAATTATGTGGAGGTCC
It encodes the following:
- a CDS encoding STAS domain-containing protein, with the protein product MHSGPLTIEVVDGARVGEIVLRLAGPLVLDNLFDFQRLWRAQTAPNIVVDLTHVPYVDSSGIGSLVNMHVSRQKIGGGIQLVGVSERVKTVLAVTRVDKVLAVGA
- a CDS encoding response regulator transcription factor yields the protein MLKIILADNQAIFRAGAAKVLAVEDDFRIVAQCENTERMLAAVESFRANVLIFSTAMHVDIRALVELSKKTKTRLVIVIESNDNSAQYLQLGIAGVVFRNVSGTSLVECVRKVSRNETWVQDTGAAAEATENDIVGARVRDRLTPKELRIVALIVQGFKNKEIAVQLGTTEQVIKNYLRNVYDKIGVSDRLELALFTIHHRILNEAAAALAGTASNQLSN
- a CDS encoding PilZ domain-containing protein → MSDARTGRRFPLNLPITIREGESADQTSGTTQNVSAAGVYIRADAELEVGSQIEFEITLPSDVIGGNHDVRVKCQGRVIRRESDKSSSGGVACVIDNYKFVRGA
- a CDS encoding glycoside hydrolase family 3 C-terminal domain-containing protein, with translation MAATVLFAQSNSQNPSTASSDLAIEKRVDSILGKMTLEQKIDLLGGIKSFYIRGYKELGLPEQKMSDGPVGVRNYGPATTMGGIGLAASWNPELVERMAKVYGQDARARGVHFLLGPGVNIHRAPMNGRNFEYFGEDPFLASRTAVAYVRGVQSQGVIATIKHYMGNNSEYDRHNTDSEIDERTMREIYLPAFEAAVKEAHVGAIMDSYNLVNGEHSTQNAFLNNQIAKKDWGFDGIIMSDWTSTYDGVAAVNSGLDLEMPSGKFMNRETLLPAVKAGKVSQATIDEHVRRILREAIRFGFLDRDQTETSIPFLNPEGQRTALEAARESFVLLKNDGKILPLNKQEIKTIAIIGPNAYPAQPVGGGSAHVQPFHAVSYLEGFSKYVTNSGQPAKVLFHPALKPYRDIAQDTEFTTAESDGEAGLRAEEFENIDLSGSPARTHVDRHVNFGTDNYDTPLGRASIRWSGYYTAHAGGPHDFFVLGPGENGGYRLFVDDKLVVDNWERATAILNFATLQIEPGSKHKVELEYYRRSGWGPKRVSFGVLPASEAVIPEAKAIAAQADVVLLFPGFGDTIESEAGDRTFRLPPGQDELVKEIAAANKKTVVVLTAGGNAEMTAWIDQVPALLHGWYSGEQGGTALAQLVFGDYSPSGRLPISLERRWEDNATSKNYYPNDGPKRIKYNEGVFVGYRHFDQNKIKPLFPFGFGLSYSTFAYKNLTVSPATNGTVTVSFDVANTGTRPAAEVTQLYVGDPHSSVPRPPKELKGFSKIVLQPGETKRVSLPLDGRSFSYYDVKSHAWKAEPGIFNIYVASSAADIQLEGKFNYRPVL
- the nusB gene encoding transcription antitermination factor NusB; amino-acid sequence: MAAKSGKRRKSREMALQMLFQSDMGKQNEDHVRKTFWAERSTVDADTREFADDLFHVAQDRSAEIDGLIQKHTEHWRMDRMPAVDRNLLRLGVAEFLGFPKTPRAIVINEALDIAHRYSSPESVQFINGVLDSVGKELERK
- the ribH gene encoding 6,7-dimethyl-8-ribityllumazine synthase → MIRSLTFVRHTSPERFEQLSALLRSLGFEDGHGWSDEHSKGAPFLAPVGSLELVNGRVPSEPDVLIEVRDLDTAHQLARKQFHDDVSEIEDTPWKSRIFSLRLDANSRIGFWAFTDPEKSAHKAVEGGLNASGMRFGIVVSRWNSFITERLLQGAVDCLRRNGATSADIQIVRVPGSFEIPSAARLLAESGTVDGVITLGCLIRGETTHYEHIATEVTRGIGQSAQDTGVPHSYGVLTCENLEQAIDRAGLKSGNKGWEAAITAIEMVSLKGKLKRGASDGR
- a CDS encoding diguanylate cyclase: MQKIALLYDASQAVLSTFNLDEVLEQILSIVRDYFHVTNSALFLLDPDTHEFFVRSSIGRAGEKTGVRIAPGTGLIGTAAQQKRPVYAPDVTQDPRFIGHPSATKSEVAIPLMVRDEVVGVLDIQSEQLDAFDSETLDLLTLFSTQASIALENARLYSLEQRRSRQLEAINAIARQTTAVLNLDELLGKVCDLVLQTFPVDHVVVQLLDDDERLSVRAHKGKLTPILTQGAALPAGTGMGMRALELGKTVVENEVAFVPHYMASFVETRSETCVPLIFFGEKLGVLMLESAKPHNFTQEDVTPLESVADICAGAIQNAHYFEKAQQLAYIDGLTGIYNRRFFEMQIGSEIERASRYDGRLAIIMIDIDNFKRLNDEFGHLLGDEVLRQVSGVFGQQLRKVDVVCRYGGEEFVILVPQTSGGNAMEVAEKLRRMVAAYRFPGVPVKVTISAGVAEFPAHGKTRDELVAAADAALYVSKESGRNRVSAAAAARKTTA
- a CDS encoding ATP-binding cassette domain-containing protein, whose amino-acid sequence is MHTVELQQVRKSYDKFVAVKDLSLSIEQGSIFGLLGPNGAGKTSTIRMMIGITVPDSGQVRMFGEPFTRNHLKRVGYLPETSGLYKKMKVSEQLVLFGQLRGLSAADAAGRAKKWCERMEIAGWMDKKTEELSKGMQQKMQFIATLLHEPEFLIMDEPFSGLDPLNATLLKDVLLDLNKQGRTILFSTHRMDQVEKLCSSICLINRGEAILQGTLKEIKGRYGRSNVQIEYEGADDFLHENVLIQSFNNYGNYVEVRMAPGADSQKLLHMVVQRSRVNKFELVEPSLEDIFIDVVGKADA